From Brassica oleracea var. oleracea cultivar TO1000 chromosome C3, BOL, whole genome shotgun sequence, a single genomic window includes:
- the LOC106329691 gene encoding uncharacterized protein LOC106329691, with protein sequence MQRQTNPNASARDDYGDSFSSSATWRQIRQQHDKVLWTKLVWFAQGVPRFAFITWLAFKDRLATGQRLRKWGRLQGCLFCGEPEESRDHLYFACPYTFTLWLQVVGKLIGVEPNPDWETTILQMLSGTHDRQTFILLRLVLQVSIYFIWRERNDRKHKITAKPVAQLARVIDKAVRNRIMSTKYHLNPKLRELMVRWFEAHMA encoded by the exons ATGCAGAGACAGACAAATCCAAACGCTAGTGCAAGAG ATGACTATGGAGATAGTTTCAGCTCTAGCGCAACATGGCGGCAGATAAGACAGCAACATGATAAGGTCCTATGGACTAAACTGGTTTGGTTCGCGCAAGGCGTTCCCAGATTTGCGTTCATCACCTGGCTAGCGTTCAAGGACAGGCTCGCAACTGGTCAGCGTCTCCGTAAATGGGGCCGCCTTCAAGGGTGTCTATTCTGTGGAGAACCGGAGGAGTCGCGCGATCATCTTTACTTCGCGTGTCCGTATACGTTCACTCTATGGCTGCAGGTTGTGGGGAAGTTGATAGGAGTGGAACCGAACCCGGATTGGGAGACAACTATTCTACAGATGCTCTCTGGAACGCATGACCGACAAACGTTTATATTGCTTCGATTGGTGCTGCAAGTTTCTATTTACTTCATCTGGCGGGAGCGTAATGATAGGAAGCACAAAATCACGGCAAAGCCGGTGGCACAGCTGGCTCGAGTGATCGACAAAGCGGTGAGGAATCGCATCATGTCTACAAAATATCATCTGAACCCAAAGTTGCGGGAACTAATGGTTCGTTGGTTTGAAGCTCACATGGCATAG